AGAAGCGCCATTAAACCTTATCGTCACCAGTGAAGCGCGCCAAACTGAAATTGAAGCGATTTTAGAGCAACATCAGTTAGTGGCAACTATCACGCTGGATGCGACTCAACAAGAAAATATTGTTGAATTAGATACGGTGCTCAATAAGCCACAACCGACCACCTTTGAAAAAACACCGAACCGTAATGATCCATGTACTTGCGGCAGTGGTAAAAAATACAAGAAATGCTGTGCTTAATTTTTATTAACAGCCTTTTATAGCGCTCAGATATTGTTTACGAAAATCTCGGGGTGACAGCCCATGATATTTACGGAAGCGATGAGTAAAGTTAAAAGGATCGGGGTAACCCAACCGATGGGCGATCATCGCGATCGTCCAGTCTCGGTGGCGCAACAAATCGGCCGCTTTTTCCATTCTAAAACGTATTAATTGCTGGCTCGGCGTCTGTTGATACAACTGCTTTGAAATTCGATTTAACTGCTCTTCACTCAAAAAGCTGCGTTTGGCGATCTCTTTGACCGTCCAAGGTAAATGCAATTGCGCTTCCACTTGATTAAACACACTCTGCACTCGGAGCGAAGCATTCGAAGGTTGGCTATCGGTTGAACCAAGCAGAATTCGAGTCAACTCACTAAGCAATAATTGCCGAAACGTCGAACGACCTTGGAGCCCCCTATCTTGCCCTTCTTGATGTAATAAATTCAAAATAGACCAAACTGATTCGCACATATGAGTCGGTTCGACTCTTTGCGCGCTATTATCGAGTTGTTGCCACTTATGGGTTTTCGGCAGTAATATCCATGCCACTTGCCAATAATTGTTATCACCGAGTTCAAAACG
This portion of the Vibrio algicola genome encodes:
- a CDS encoding PBPRA1643 family SWIM/SEC-C metal-binding motif protein, with amino-acid sequence MSKQFFKGRIETRQNHVKSGYNVNREIKAGSEEAPLNLIVTSEARQTEIEAILEQHQLVATITLDATQQENIVELDTVLNKPQPTTFEKTPNRNDPCTCGSGKKYKKCCA
- a CDS encoding AraC family transcriptional regulator — its product is MFEIRENLCKSVIGQNLAVRDWQDQIYLADSCKERFVVQSEIAELGAEGITMAGLADLSDGYIVERKLPEIHTLLFTQAGGGRLLTKQGIQQVEANTVTILPEGIPFRFELGDNNYWQVAWILLPKTHKWQQLDNSAQRVEPTHMCESVWSILNLLHQEGQDRGLQGRSTFRQLLLSELTRILLGSTDSQPSNASLRVQSVFNQVEAQLHLPWTVKEIAKRSFLSEEQLNRISKQLYQQTPSQQLIRFRMEKAADLLRHRDWTIAMIAHRLGYPDPFNFTHRFRKYHGLSPRDFRKQYLSAIKGC